AAAGAAATCTAGATCGAGATGTTGGTGAAAGCCCTTGGTTACAAGTCTGGCTTTGTGACGTTGAATTGACCCATCAGAATTTCTTTTGATCTGAAACACCCATTTACACCTAACAACATTCTGATCAATAGTAGGTGAAACAAGGATCCAAGTGCGATTCTGATGTAGGCTTGAAACTCATGATCCATGGCTTCTTTCCAGACTGGTGTGGACAGGGCATCTGTCATTCTTGAAAGTTCAGTATTGCGCCAGTCTGTTATGCAGAAGGATAGCCACACTTTGGGCTTAAAGATACCTACCTTGGCACTCGTTATCATGGGATGACCAGTTGGGGTTGAGGATGGTCAATAGTTGTAGGTAAGGGTATCCGTGAAGTGGAGTAGGGCAATTGGGTGGTGGGAGACAGAGAGGCGGGTTGGCTTGGGGAAGACAATAAGTCAGTCGAGACTGAACTTAGGGAAGGATCCCCTCAGTTTGGGGAAAAAGCTGACACATAATGAGGGGAAGTGAGACCAGATGGGTTGGGTGATGATATATATGTGGCAGGTGAATATTCTTGTGTTGGCCTATTGATTGTGGGGCTTGGGCACGAGGAGGTGCTAATGGTTTGGGCCGATTCATTTGTGTTAGGCATAGGTTGAGAGGGTGTCAGGCTAGATTGGACTATTGGTAATGGACTGGACCATTCGGTGGACTGAAGGCCTCATGGAGCATTCGGAAGATAGCCTGTGGTACCTGGACTAAAAGAGTTCAATGATTCACCTGACAGCCCAAAACTTCTTTCACAGGGAAAGGAATTTTCATCAAACTCAACATGTCTTGAAATGTAAATTTTATCTAACGAGTTGAGGCATTCGTTTCCTTGGAATAGGGCCTAAATaaatacacttttttttttatttgtattgaaACTTTTGAGAGTTGTATGGTCTGAGGCATGGGTAGCAGGCACAACCAAAAGTTCTGAGATCAGAAAAGTTCAACTGtctttgtattaatttttccaTGGGAGGCTGTCCTCTTAACATCGTAGATGGAAGCCCATTAATCATTAAAGTGGCTATCATGAAGGCCTCCTACAAGAACTTTAAGAGCATTAAAGTTAGGGCTAGTAAAGTTAGTCCCATTTCAACTATGTGTCGACGCTTCCTTTCAGCTCTTCCATTCTGAGATGATGTATAAGGACAAGAGAATCTAGACTTAATCCCCTGGTCAGCAGATATTTGATGTACCTTTTTGTACTCACCTCCATTATCAGATTGAAAGACTTTAATAGATTTTCCAAATTGACTTTTCACCAGTTTTAAGAAGTGATCAAAAGCAATCACTGCATCACTTTTTAACTTTAAGGGATATATCCAAAAAAAACCTATTAAAATCATTAATGAAATGTACATAGTATCTGTAACCGTCAGTAGACATGGCAGAGGTAGGACCCCATAAATCTGAATGAACTAAATCAATTGGAGTAAGGGCATGAGATGAAGAGGATGAGAAAGGAAGAGCATGATATTTGCCAAACTTACAAGCTTCAcagaaattgaaattttcattGGCTTTCACTAGTAGATTACATTTTTTAATGACATCATGTAAAACTTTTAAGGATGGATGTCCAAGTCTCCTATGTAGAACAGTTTTTGACAACAATATTAACCTAACTATTTTGAACAACTGCAAAGTAAGCCATTATCTTATCTTCCAACTTCAAGCAAGAATCAACCGAACCTGAAGCACTATCAGTGGCTCTTGTTGTTCCAACCTTGTAAACCCATCTTTAAGTTTCTCCTTTAACACCACTTTGCCCGTATGAATATCTTTGACAAGACAATAACCATCATGAAATTCAATATACACCTTGTTATCTTAAGCCAATTTAGATACACTAATGAGGTTTTTAGCAATTTCAGGAACACACAAGACATTTTCAGATTCAACATTTCATCAACAGTGGCTAAAGAGTATGAACCGATATGAGAAATAGATAAGGCACTACCATTACCGATCATTACTTTCTTATTACCTCCATACTCAGATAAATGTGTCATACCAGCAGAGTATGAGGTCACATGATTCGAAGCCCTACTGTCCATATACCATCCAGGATTAATGACCGATTCAGGTGTGGCGATGAATGGGTTGTTATTTTGAGCAGCCAGATATGCTTAATTAGACTGTTGTGTTTGAGTATTGGCTCCATTTTATTGAACATTCCCTAAAAATGGTTGTCCCCGATAGATTTGATTGTTGTTTTGATTGGAGGGAAAGCGATAGCCAGTTAGTTTAAAGCATGTCAATACAGTATGACCTTGTTTGAAGCACATTTGACAAGTAGGATGATAGTTTCTACAACCGCGTCCTCTTCCTTGATTGTTCCCTCTTAATCCGTTGTTCTGTTTTGATTGGAGGAAAAGCAATAGCCAGTTAGTTTAAAGCAGGTCAATGCAGTATGACATTGTTTGAAGCACACTTGACAAGTAGGACGATAGTTTCTACGATCGCGTCCTCTTCCTTGATTGTTCCCTCTTGATCCGTTGTTCTATTGGGGAGGTTTAATACTTGTGAAGGACTATTGTTGTTTGTTCCCACCGCTGCTTGTGGTGAGATTCACCAAGGATGTGCTACCaaatgattttgttttatgAGTGTTttgtagatcaatatgtttttcAAAACTCAACAACTCTGATTGCATATCAGACCACTTAGCGTTCACCCTTCCTTAGATTGTTGCAACCACTGGATTATACTCCTCATCAAGTCCATTAAGGACTTGTGAAATTAAAGATCGAGTTGGGACAGGACTACCAACTAACTCTAAGTTATCAACATGATTCTTCATAACATGTAAATAgtcattcattttcataaatcCCCCATGAGTAGATTGAAATACCTGACGAAGATAGTCTTCTTCAGCATGAGACTAGATGCCGAAAAGCTCTTGAATCGCATCCCAAAGGCTTTTGATAGTTTCGTGACCCATTACATGAGTTGCAACTTCAGCTGTCATCAAGTTGTAAAGCTCATGTGCAAGTTTGTATAGACGTGGTGCCTAGCCCAGCGATGGTGACAGCTGCGAAGGTTGGAGCTACCAGAGTTATGGGTGAAGTTGCAGTGGCTAGAGATGAACATAGGTGGACAAATATTTTCACTAGTGAGATGCCCCTTAATGCGATAACTCCTCAAAATCGGCAGGACAAGGTTCTTCCATAACAAAAAATTTCTCCAATCCATCTTGATGGCGTGAATCTGATTTAAAAGCTGATTTAATGGTGGGCTTTTGTAGGTAGGACTGCTGAAAGATCTAAAGACATTAGCAGATGCATTGGCCATCAAGCTCTGATACTAAGAGAGGAATTAATTTTTCACAGTAAGACAAAATAATGCAATAAAAATGACATCAGAATCAAGAAAGAGAGAAAGCCCTTTTTCAGTATTCAATTCAATACAATCACTGTAGCTATAATGGTATATTTATACAAGAGGGGAAAGGAAACCCTACAAGGCATAATGGACAAAATAGGTGGGCCTTACAAACATTATTCACCAATGAAAATAATATTACAGTGTACATaaggtatttaattaatttgtggAGCTTTATCCTTTAATTGAGATTTTTCCTTCACATAACTAAGATCAATGATATCGAAAGTGTAACGATAGAAGAGTCTAGATCTAGTAGAGACCAAAATGTATAACCAATGATATTGCATCCTCCCATTATGGAGTTGCTCTTAAAATGTCCTTGTTTCTCTCCGTCCAAAGATTTTAAATGATAGCCCTAAATGAAATGAAGCAAAGAAGATCCTTTGGGGACTTGGGAAGATTATTTATTTCCTTAAACTTTATGTGAGCACAACATTCAAACTAATTTTAGCATTTTTGACAAGTTTGTATGTATTTTGTTACACAGATAGAATGTGTTGGTGCTATTGTTTGATTAGGTATATTCATTAATGTTATTCCCTCTAGTCTACATCTGCCCATACAAATATGTACTTGATCAACTCAATTCGAATCAATCAAAATCGCATACACCACAATACAAGAatacatataatttttaaaaacattaactTTTTAAATGCTCAAAATAGCAATTAAGATCAATAGCAAAtgcatgaaaaataaaattctaaaaaataaaaggtaggaacttcaaaataaataaatagacgATCAATCAATCTCTCCAAACACATCAttattattcatatattaattcAGCTAATCCAATACCAACAATATATTAGAAGTATGAGATTTCACTCGACattaatttatgttattacTCAAAGCCAAATCCAttaacaataaaattaaaatgtttaattagaaTCCTCTATATAAACTCGACCAAAGTCTCTCTTAGCTTATCCCCAAGATTTCTCGTTGTCATGCAGAAATCAGCCTCCATCTGAAACAAAGTAACccatatttattaaaaaatatatatttagatgCATCTTAGGTTGTACTCATTTTTGTATAGCTCATTCAAGTGTCTAGtcacatattaaattttcatatatatatatatttcacttTGCAATCGAATGGGATGCATGGAAATAGTGCTACTTGGTATTACTcatttattaatcaaatttatcCCTAATAATAATAGAGAAAGGGAGTTTTACCTTCGCAACAATGGTTATGTCAAGTCTGGAGTGGCCAAATGGCAAAACGCAGCTATTCACAACTGTTAGCTTAAGCTTCTCTATTTggcataatatatttgtaaaacATCCTTTGTGTTTCTTGCAATGAATTCTTACCAGAACATCCTTCCCAAAAACTCTTGTTTCTATATTAGGAACTGGTCGGACCGAAAATCCGCAACCCTTCTCGTTCCATGAAGAGGTTTTGTCGTCGGAGTCGGAGTCGAGATTGATTCTTTTCACAAACACGACAGATTTAATTACTTTCTTCTGGTCTGCTGCTTCTTCCTCAGCCCATTTGAGACGTTCTTGAAGCTCTTTAACATACTTGATTGCTCCCTCAAGCACCGAAGCTTTGTCCCTCTTTCACCAAAAATATTGTTGTCTAATTTCATATCTATTTAGAGATCCTTCTTAAAAGTTTTATTGATTATACATTACTTCATATCCCTATATTTTCTTTAATCCTTACATATATCTAGTAGTAACTAATCAAAGAATGAAAGTATAAAAACCAATTTCACTTGAAACCTTAACATAAAAGCACATAGAATAAAAAATGTAACATCAACCCCCTCCCCCATTTTTCAAGACATGAATAAACAAACCAACCTACAAATACACAACCTGCTACTTTCGCAAGGCAAATACTATCTGAAAAAACTTCTTTCGAGATCAAAGAACAATAAAGAGAGGATGTTAAAACTGCAATAACATGGACAATTTTGTTCTCTTCTCTAGCGatgtgacaaaaaaaaaacactaaagaaaattaaaaaaaaaaaaaaaaaaaaaaaaagagcaccATAATTCAGAAAAATAAATCTCATCTGTATTGAGGAGATTAATAACCTTCAAAAAAATGAGTTAAAGACCTAACCACTCCATTCAATGGGCTTTCAAACCCTCCACAAAAGCCTTAGCTTTGAGGAGGCTAATGCAAATCATATATGCAATTTAAAATttgacacacacacacatatcgAATCTAAGAGATTTTTCTCTATCAAAATAAAACGTAAAAATATATCTTATAGACTAAAATACTGAGAAGTGAGTTGTCCGAAGCCTAACCGATACTAACCCTAAATAAAttatgaataaaagaaaagaaaagaaagaaatgaatatTATGAGGAAAGTTGTTACCTTGTTGAGGCCAGGGACGAGAGCTGAAAGTGCAAGAAAGTTTTGTCTAAGCTTCTCTCTTCGTCTTCTCTCAGCTATAACATGTTCTTTACCATAATTTCCACAATTATTTCCACCCATTATTATTGTTGCGCCCTTCTTAATTTCAttcccttcttcttcaaatCCAATTAAATTCCCATTTTGTTTCTCATCGGAACTTTCGGATATTAAAAACGACAAATCCTTATCTAAATTAATTCTCCCATAATCAAAATCATTCTCAATTTCAGCTGAATAATGATCCCCACCAAATGAAATCAACTGGGAACAAGTCAAACTATTGACTTTTTCGTTCAGCTCATCCAGTATTGTGTAATCATGAGAGTAATTCTTCATCTCGTATTCATCATATGAACACTCCATCATTTCCTAAAACTCGAAACATTAATTCGTTTAAATCAATTCCaaatatattaacaacatatatcaaaattaaatttagccTTACTAGTTCGGATAAACATTTGGCGGATGAGATTTCCATCAAAGAATTGAAACAGTTCTAGGTTATATATATGCTTCAAActgggagaaaaaaaaatggaagttgACACTTGAGAATCACTCTATATATGAAGATATATAAGCTAATTAAAATCAAGAAATGAAAGGATATATACAACATATGAAAGAAACCCTGTGATATATATGTAAAAAAGAATTTGTTATTACCTTTGACTTAAAATGAATGAAGTAGCCATTATTTTTGtgaagattatatatatatttgaagggCTTGACGTGAAATCGTAGGTGTGAAAAGTTATTGGGAATTTTGAACTGCACATTTGGAGGCTCTTTCTTCGACTTCTCTTCtttgtttcattttaattcCAGGGTTTTAGggaacttttctttttctttacccttttaaatatatttgatattcaTTACATAAACACAAACTTTAcgattatattaaataattaatgatccaatatttaacaaaataaatatataattttaattttattaataaaataatatatgagtatgtatttttattagaagaaaaattattaGTAGTGAATATATAAgggacattttttttataatcaataAAAATTAGGTTGTGAACTTGTGggtctcatatatatatatatatatatatatgagggAGAAGATATAGATGCgcaaattcaaaataaagaaTGAGAATGAGatcaacaataaaaaaaaaaaggagtgaGTTTGTTTGGTCCAATCAATTGATTCAAtcgtttcttgtttcttttaatttcttgtttcagttttctaaaaacaaaatggtttgCTAATTGTTCAtgtttctcatttttcattttttagaaatgtttctaaaatcGTATATAGTATTGAAAACAACAAAATCAAGCTTCTTggttaccaaaaaaaaaaaaaaaaaaaaaaaaaaacctcgaAGTAATTGTCCACATTTACATATCTATAatcattctcttttctttaaCTAATGTGGGATTTTGTTTGCCCTCCTTACAGATTTATGGAAAAGAAGATAGATTggactttcttttttttcttttgttggaGACATAAAAGTTCATTCATGGCCATCCATCTCTCCTTCCCTTCACCCAcccaaaaaaattggaaatttggtCCATTAATTCACACTATTtcccaaaacaaaataaaaatgataatggTGGGGAAACCAGAATATTTCTTTTGACTAAATATGGCATtgcaaaacataaaattattatttgctTTTCACAAAGAACACATGCAATGATGCAACTTTCTTTCaagttcaaaagaaaaagatgaaattggGATCATCTAAAGTCTAAAGTTTAATAGAACATACtttttaagattaaattgatatttctacgttcaatcatttttatattttttatttatttatagttcAGAAAGTTTCTATCTTATGTTGTTTTCCATATCTATGTTAGTTGTCTTAAATCTTGACTTTAATTGTGCTCACTCTATATccaagtttatatatatatatatatatatatatatatatatattcacacAATACCCAAGTTGTATTTAGACTATTAGTCCTATAAAGCACCAATAATCTCTTTTAAAAGTGACACTGAATCTTCACTTCCCCTCATTGTAATTTGAACTGCAAAATAATTGTGAAAAATAATGATTTATATCCGTAATAGTTGTATcaatcaaaactcaaaactttcaTAAGTACATAAAAATCCTTTGTTTGTAATTCATAAACTAAGGTcgcgtttgataatcattttattctttgtttttgttttttaaaattaagccgcCAAATTCCTtactttgttattattttctatcaatggtttaaaaaaccaggccaaattttgaaattaaaaaaaattactttttaaaagttgcttttgtttttgaaatttggcaaaaaaattcaaccattatacttttttaaaaaatgaaaatcaatgtaagaaatagagagaaaataggcttaatttttaagaataaaaaacaataataaaattattaccaAATGGGGTCTAAAGTATTCAGCGTTCGTTCCCTTTAAAATCTTGATCAactcaaatttatataaatagcaATATTAATATATCCCAACCTCACCAAATTAGCAAAAAGATgatcaaataaattttcttaaataagtaaagaaaaattatattttggtcttaatttaggtttttttttttttttttttttttcctaaagaaATTTGATTGTGTGAATGGGAAGATGggagaaaaacaaaataagatGGGGTGTTATGACCTTTAAAATGTTAAGGGTATTTGACGCACAGGCTTAGAATCATAAGTCTGAAAATATTAAGCATAGGGAGTTAAATTAGAAGATCTAGGTAGTCTGAGTTTTAGAAAACTGTGTTTATATTTGGTGTGTAGGTTTTGGAAATATGAGTTTAAAAAGTCTATATTTAGAGTGCATGCTTAAGTAACATGGGAATGAAGTGCATGTTCATAAAGCTttagtttgtaaaaaaaattttatatttaatcacGGGTTAAATTATAGATTGGTATAAATTtttcatcttaattattttaatatagttaagtttaaaataaaattaaaaaaaattagaagaatattttctttacgaattttttaaatagagattttgactaaaattataattttatttaatctattgttttaataatatgatattttaattttactggattttgaaataaaatttttattagacttttgtcactttaactaatttgaaaataatcatttttttaccagttaacttcaaattgaaataaactagtaCTTTAATATtgaattcaattattaaaaaactataaattttttttatcaaattaaatttgaggaattaaatttttatttggttgctaagttgttttaaacattttaaacctATACATTTAGAAAATGATTCTAAGTCTTTGATCTAGttaaattgacaaaaaaaaatgttactaaattaaattagggttttCTACACATAAAGCCTAAATAAATACCTAATCATATAATTGCAATCTAATGAcatgtttggaatgacttagaaaaaaaatacaaaaatatctttcaaaaattcatttttattttaacacttttgataaaaactccttaaaataaaaacacacgTGTATTTGGCAACTCTttcttaaaagtatttttatataaaactttgtttagtttgttatatattaagagtgtttttattaatatttttcaaagttgGTCGGTGGCGGTCGCCAGAAGTGACATTCAGAGGTTGGTCGATGGAGTTGGTGACAAGCATTCGTCAGTGTGGGGGCAAGAGGGTTTGCCAAGATTGGTTGGTCAGTGGGTGATCAAAGTTAGCTAGTGGCGATCGTTGGAGGTGGCAGTCTGAAGGTTTGGCCACAATGGTCATGCCAGGGGCGGTCGGAGTTTAGCTAGCAGCGTGGGTCGCACGGAGTTGGATGAACGTGGTCACCGAAAGGTGCGTGTCCAGAGGTGAGCTGTACGTACttcctaaattaaattagaaaaaaaaaaaaaaaagtgtaaaacCCATGGGTTTGAGTATGGGAAAAGATGTAAGAAGCCAAAGTTTCCTAAATCTTTACCCTATCCCAAACAAGAGTTGGGCTTAGGATGCCTAACCCATCTAATTCCAACCCTTGAAACAAACATGTCCTAAGAAGATAAGTAAACAAATGTTTTTAAatgttaacaatttttttatttgcatccgattaaaatattttcaagttattaatatataaagatgTTCCCTcccattcaaatcaaattttataaggtagtcaaaatgagcataactcaactagTATAGTGCTTGTACTATCAATATTCAatacctttttaaaaaaatattataaggTATTTGAATACTATctttaaaatgtaattttcattttttttagtgatTATGCCATAAATATAA
The nucleotide sequence above comes from Benincasa hispida cultivar B227 chromosome 3, ASM972705v1, whole genome shotgun sequence. Encoded proteins:
- the LOC120073485 gene encoding transcription factor NAI1-like: MECSYDEYEMKNYSHDYTILDELNEKVNSLTCSQLISFGGDHYSAEIENDFDYGRINLDKDLSFLISESSDEKQNGNLIGFEEEGNEIKKGATIIMGGNNCGNYGKEHVIAERRRREKLRQNFLALSALVPGLNKRDKASVLEGAIKYVKELQERLKWAEEEAADQKKVIKSVVFVKRINLDSDSDDKTSSWNEKGCGFSVRPVPNIETRVFGKDVLVRIHCKKHKGCFTNILCQIEKLKLTVVNSCVLPFGHSRLDITIVAKMEADFCMTTRNLGDKLRETLVEFI